The proteins below are encoded in one region of Silene latifolia isolate original U9 population chromosome 2, ASM4854445v1, whole genome shotgun sequence:
- the LOC141643860 gene encoding GDSL lipase-like — MKVQENKMLVYIQMAKTRSAMVVIMLVMCTTMIFYSPFNTTSQVKKIEAIEKSQRWPLYVFGDSLYDTGMGFYVDKGPAADSYPYGTTYFKRPAGRFSDGRLIPDFIAQFANLPFPEPYRSPNLTDYTKSVNFADAAAGVLVDGRNNTLNLKLQTEFFVEMVGKMEKQYGKEKTRKVVSNAVLLFNIGSNDYVDIWIKVPRPHNTSFVNHFVNKILGNFTVSITSMYNQGARKFAFQNYGPMGCLPLFLKESGECAEDLSELAKIHNDRFAALAKTWARQLPGFQYVIYDFYTSLTSHIVNGAKYGFKETQTACCGSGRFNAKFTCMERANFTLCDDIPSHLFFDPAHPTEEGDRQFALEFWSGPPSLVYPQNIKSLFGR, encoded by the exons ATGAAGGTCCAAGAGAACAAGATGTTAGTGTACATACAAATGGCGAAAACAAGAAGTGCAATGGTTGTAATAATGTTGGTTATGTGTACAACAATGATATTTTATTCTCCATTTAATACTACTTCTCAAGTTAAGAAAATTGAAGCTATAGAGAAGTCGCAAAGATGGCCATTGTATGTGTTTGGTGATTCGCTTTACGATACTGGTATGGGGTTTTACGTCGATAAAGGCCCTGCGGCCGATTCGTATCCGTATGGTACTACTTATTTTAAACGGCCTGCCGGGAGATTTTCCGACGGCCGCCTTATTCCTGATTTTATAG CTCAATTCGCCAACTTACCATTTCCGGAACCATATCGGAGTCCGAATCTAACCGACTACACAAAATCCGTCAATTTTGCGGATGCAGCTGCTGGTGTTCTTGTTGATGGTCGAAACAATACA TTAAATTTGAAGTTACAAACGGAGTTTTTCGTGGAAATGGTTGGGAAAATGGAGAAACAATACGGAAAGGAAAAGACGAGGAAGGTAGTATCGAACGCGGTGTTATTATTCAACATAGGTTCGAACGACTATGTTGACATATGGATCAAAGTTCCTAGACCTCATAATACTTCATTTGTTAATCATTTCGTCAACAAAATTCTTGGCAATTTCACCGTCTCCATTACC TCAATGTACAATCAAGGAGCAAGGAAATTTGCATTTCAAAATTATGGACCAATGGGTTGTTTACCATTATTTCTTAAGGAAAGTGGAGAATGTGCAGAGGACTTAAGTGAGTTAGCCAAAATACACAACGATAGATTTGCTGCATTAGCCAAGACTTGGGCTCGTCAATTGCCTGGATTTCAATACGTTATCTATGATTTCTATACTTCCTTAACTTCCCACATCGTAAACGGCGCTAAATACG GGTTCAAGGAAACGCAAACAGCATGTTGCGGAAGCGGGCGGTTTAATGCAAAATTTACGTGTATGGAAAGAGCTAATTTCACACTTTGTGACGATATACCGTCACATTTATTTTTTGATCCGGCGCATCCAACTGAGGAAGGTGATCGACAATTTGCGCTCGAATTTTGGAGCGGTCCACCTAGTCTTGTTTATCCTCAAAACATAAAGAGTCTGTTCGGAAGGTAA